The following are from one region of the Granulicella aggregans genome:
- a CDS encoding TadE/TadG family type IV pilus assembly protein, whose protein sequence is MTFTPKFVRRNEGSSLIEVALILPVMILMLIAVVDFGVILHQDLLVADSARSAAEAATTFPWANNLNYTKSVGTSSASGIPDIALMLPNIASAPQVALKSSVRAIPPVARTGSLISTSKSLPLPSFHSFSPSKACRLHIR, encoded by the coding sequence ATGACATTCACGCCTAAATTTGTTCGTAGAAACGAAGGCAGTTCCCTCATTGAGGTCGCGCTCATCCTTCCCGTCATGATCCTGATGCTCATTGCCGTCGTCGATTTCGGAGTCATATTGCATCAAGATCTTCTTGTCGCAGATTCCGCACGTTCCGCCGCGGAAGCCGCCACCACATTCCCATGGGCCAACAATCTGAACTACACCAAGTCGGTCGGAACCTCCTCCGCAAGCGGCATCCCGGATATAGCATTAATGCTACCCAATATTGCCTCTGCGCCTCAGGTAGCTCTCAAATCCTCTGTACGAGCCATACCTCCTGTGGCTCGTACGGGATCCCTAATCAGTACATCCAAGTCACTGCCACTGCCCAGCTTCCACTCCTTTTCTCCATCAAAGGCCTGCCGCTTACATATACGGTGA
- a CDS encoding TlpA family protein disulfide reductase, protein MKKLLTLAITIAIAGFALTAGAKPVPDLKFQDLTGHIQKLSDLRGSITVVSFWATWCGPCKEELPRLSTLKQRYANKGIRFIAISADDSKTRSKISPYIQEQNLSLEVWTGADIGTLDRLALGNALPSTIILDKDGTPIGRIMGEARETDVTTYIDWLLSDRSTPAPPSTIKRL, encoded by the coding sequence ATGAAGAAACTTCTCACTCTCGCGATCACCATCGCTATCGCCGGCTTTGCCCTTACCGCAGGGGCGAAGCCGGTTCCCGACCTTAAGTTTCAGGACCTGACGGGTCACATCCAGAAGCTCTCCGACCTTCGCGGCTCCATCACCGTCGTCAGCTTCTGGGCCACATGGTGCGGTCCCTGCAAAGAGGAGCTCCCACGCCTCTCCACACTCAAGCAGCGCTACGCCAACAAAGGCATCCGCTTCATCGCCATCTCCGCCGACGATTCCAAAACCCGCTCAAAGATTAGTCCTTACATTCAGGAGCAGAACCTTTCGCTTGAGGTCTGGACCGGTGCCGACATCGGCACACTCGACCGTCTGGCTTTGGGCAACGCCCTGCCGTCAACCATCATCCTTGACAAGGATGGCACGCCCATTGGTCGCATCATGGGAGAAGCCCGCGAGACCGACGTCACCACCTACATCGACTGGCTGCTGAGCGATCGCTCCACTCCCGCACCACCGTCAACCATCAAGCGCTTATAG
- a CDS encoding winged helix-turn-helix domain-containing tetratricopeptide repeat protein has protein sequence MVYEFSEFRLDCGRFELLRKSQPLRLERKPMELLILLVSREGQLVSRAEIAERLWSSEVFVDTEHGINTAIRKLRQTLRDDPAEPKFIQTVTGVGYRFIAPVLIQSQVIQPRVPELPRGELETSPIVQPAPIHAPARTHAHRVLWLAAASALVLLFTLLLARHRLNSTAPVIRSLAVLPLDNLSGDTSQEYLAAGMTDELTTMIARNSTLRITSRTSVMQYKGAHRPLSEIARELGVEGIVEGSIARKGDQVHMTLQLIRADTDSHIWAQSFNRDTSDTALAGEAAQEIAKQLDSATPVAMTQRYVNPAAHDAYLRGKYLWYSDRELESEPYFQKATEIQPDYAAAWAGLANYYGKAVVAGEVDPRVALPLEEEASARAIALDSNLAEAHGAMAATYLIARWNPADADREILRAISLDPSNGEFYAFRADVMLVEDRRSETIELAKKAIEMAPLEHAPWLGWIFMDHREYDEALDDLKIRLEAAPFNPTLLYCRMECLRRKRSYRDAADAAAKLFSAFDDPRDASLIRTAFARGGWPAVVRWQLAFYSARQQKEYVSPVALATYHAELGEKEPTLSMLEEAFRLHDFGLLMIATDPAFDFLQSEPRFQSLVQKIGLPVTSIASRTVTRRPIDSDLTARKIDSK, from the coding sequence ATGGTCTACGAGTTTTCGGAGTTTCGGCTGGACTGCGGTAGATTTGAGCTGCTGCGCAAGAGTCAACCGCTGCGACTGGAACGCAAGCCGATGGAGTTGCTGATCCTTCTGGTTTCAAGGGAGGGCCAGCTGGTGAGCCGGGCGGAGATCGCGGAGAGGCTCTGGTCCAGCGAAGTGTTCGTCGATACCGAACACGGGATCAATACGGCGATTCGAAAGCTGCGCCAGACACTAAGGGATGATCCGGCTGAGCCGAAGTTCATTCAGACGGTGACGGGAGTTGGCTACCGTTTCATCGCTCCGGTCCTTATCCAGTCGCAGGTTATTCAGCCGCGGGTCCCAGAGCTTCCCAGAGGCGAGCTGGAAACCTCCCCGATCGTTCAACCTGCGCCAATTCATGCGCCGGCGCGCACCCATGCGCATCGGGTTTTGTGGCTCGCGGCTGCCTCTGCACTCGTGCTGCTGTTCACGTTGTTGCTGGCGAGACATCGGTTGAACAGCACGGCCCCAGTCATCAGGTCGCTTGCCGTGCTTCCTCTCGACAATCTCTCTGGCGACACCAGCCAGGAATATCTCGCCGCCGGCATGACAGACGAACTGACCACCATGATCGCCCGCAACTCGACCCTCCGGATCACCTCGCGCACATCGGTGATGCAGTATAAGGGGGCCCATCGTCCGCTCTCCGAGATCGCCCGGGAACTCGGAGTCGAGGGCATCGTGGAGGGTTCCATTGCGCGCAAGGGCGACCAAGTCCACATGACCTTGCAACTGATTCGTGCCGACACCGATTCCCACATCTGGGCCCAAAGCTTCAATCGGGATACAAGCGACACGGCGCTTGCCGGGGAAGCCGCTCAGGAGATCGCCAAACAATTAGATAGTGCGACGCCTGTTGCCATGACTCAGCGCTATGTCAATCCCGCGGCGCACGATGCTTATCTTCGCGGTAAGTACTTGTGGTACAGCGACAGAGAGCTTGAATCCGAGCCGTATTTCCAGAAAGCCACGGAGATTCAGCCCGACTACGCGGCGGCCTGGGCAGGCCTGGCGAACTATTACGGCAAAGCTGTCGTGGCCGGCGAAGTTGACCCCCGCGTTGCACTTCCTTTAGAAGAAGAAGCCTCTGCACGTGCAATCGCGCTCGATTCGAATCTTGCCGAAGCGCACGGAGCTATGGCCGCCACATATCTCATCGCCCGATGGAACCCCGCGGATGCGGACCGCGAAATCCTTCGGGCCATCAGTCTCGACCCAAGCAACGGCGAATTTTACGCGTTCCGGGCCGATGTAATGCTTGTTGAGGATCGACGCTCCGAAACCATTGAGTTAGCTAAGAAGGCAATCGAAATGGCGCCGCTTGAACACGCCCCTTGGCTCGGATGGATTTTTATGGACCACCGCGAATACGATGAAGCTCTCGATGACCTGAAGATTCGCCTCGAAGCCGCACCTTTCAATCCCACGCTTCTGTATTGCCGTATGGAATGCTTGCGCCGCAAGAGAAGCTATAGGGACGCAGCAGACGCTGCGGCGAAGTTATTTTCTGCTTTTGACGACCCGCGTGACGCATCCTTAATTCGCACCGCCTTCGCCAGAGGCGGATGGCCTGCGGTCGTCCGCTGGCAGTTGGCCTTCTACTCTGCTCGACAACAAAAGGAGTATGTCTCGCCCGTGGCGCTGGCAACCTACCACGCTGAACTCGGCGAGAAGGAACCCACGCTCTCAATGCTTGAAGAGGCATTTCGCCTGCACGATTTTGGGCTCCTTATGATCGCCACGGATCCCGCATTCGATTTTCTGCAGAGTGAACCACGTTTCCAGTCCCTTGTGCAGAAGATCGGGTTGCCTGTGACTTCCATCGCAAGTCGCACCGTGACCCGGCGGCCAATCGATTCTGACTTAACCGCCAGGAAGATCGACAGCAAATAA